From the Veillonellales bacterium genome, one window contains:
- a CDS encoding putative zinc-binding protein, which yields MSTGCGQKGSEARICPEGARYVEKILAGPPRKAILACEGGCIKGEVARVAANILAYQLERDSAVRICLGDAVTGDSGFVELVKQAPETIIIEGCFLHCGTQIMKTRIPDFDPVVVEAIRLYSFNREKYFEIFDIPRSELEQYAKRVADYVQQTKFQGAQIDESQLDVGCCSCSSGK from the coding sequence ATGTCAACCGGATGTGGACAAAAAGGTAGTGAAGCACGGATTTGTCCAGAAGGGGCAAGGTATGTAGAAAAAATATTGGCAGGCCCACCTCGAAAAGCCATCCTGGCCTGTGAAGGTGGTTGTATTAAAGGTGAAGTCGCCCGTGTTGCCGCTAATATATTGGCGTATCAGTTGGAACGGGATTCTGCTGTACGAATATGCCTGGGGGATGCTGTAACCGGCGATTCCGGTTTTGTGGAACTGGTGAAACAGGCTCCTGAAACCATTATAATTGAAGGCTGTTTTCTACACTGTGGTACACAGATAATGAAAACGCGTATTCCAGATTTTGATCCTGTCGTTGTGGAGGCAATTCGATTATACAGTTTTAATCGTGAAAAGTATTTTGAAATCTTCGATATACCCAGGTCAGAACTAGAGCAATATGCGAAGAGGGTCGCAGATTATGTTCAGCAGACAAAATTTCAAGGTGCACAGATTGATGAGTCGCAGCTTGATGTAGGTTGTTGTAGCTGTTCTTCTGGCAAATAA
- a CDS encoding helix-turn-helix domain-containing protein, with translation MQIEKLALHVSDAASLLSVSSQRIYQMIHNNELDAYKAGKAWKIPVEALEAYMKSRLTK, from the coding sequence ATGCAAATTGAAAAACTGGCTCTGCATGTATCCGACGCCGCAAGTCTGCTTAGTGTCAGTTCGCAAAGGATTTATCAAATGATTCATAATAACGAACTGGATGCTTATAAGGCGGGAAAAGCGTGGAAAATACCAGTAGAAGCTCTCGAAGCTTATATGAAATCAAGATTAACCAAATAA
- a CDS encoding helix-turn-helix domain-containing protein — protein MMFEQYDDVVNVEGLCEMLSIGKNAAYSLLSSGQVKAFRYNRVWKIPKQGVIEYVLSQSNLA, from the coding sequence ATGATGTTTGAGCAATATGACGACGTGGTCAACGTGGAAGGACTATGCGAAATGCTATCCATCGGAAAAAATGCTGCTTATAGTTTATTATCATCGGGTCAGGTGAAAGCATTTCGCTATAACCGGGTTTGGAAGATTCCTAAACAGGGTGTTATTGAGTATGTTTTAAGTCAAAGCAATCTTGCGTAA
- a CDS encoding putative zinc-binding protein, with protein MGCCNNAEENGRVLYTCSGACDLGQITDLLGRKLRKNGYARSSCSCLASIGAGIRAYVDKTKAAAEVVCIDGCPTACASKMIKKIDVEPKVYTLTKMGIPNGKVQISESLINELYNRIIAD; from the coding sequence ATGGGGTGTTGTAATAATGCAGAAGAAAACGGAAGGGTTTTATATACCTGTTCAGGCGCTTGTGATTTGGGGCAGATAACCGATCTATTAGGCCGCAAACTTAGAAAAAATGGATATGCCCGTTCCTCTTGTAGCTGCCTTGCGAGTATTGGAGCGGGTATTCGGGCTTATGTTGACAAAACTAAAGCAGCGGCGGAGGTAGTTTGCATTGATGGCTGCCCAACTGCCTGCGCCAGTAAGATGATTAAAAAGATTGATGTAGAACCTAAGGTGTATACTCTCACTAAAATGGGAATTCCAAATGGGAAAGTACAGATATCTGAATCGCTGATTAATGAGTTATATAATCGAATCATTGCTGATTAA
- a CDS encoding helix-turn-helix transcriptional regulator → MELEYRDKLRQVGLNINYYRRYRKLTQLQLAEKVHISPCYVSQIERGLVKNAVSLPVLITIADVLHIELADLFKFRAVPNSKEAGG, encoded by the coding sequence ATGGAACTAGAATACCGGGATAAATTACGTCAGGTCGGATTGAACATCAATTATTACAGGCGATACAGGAAACTGACCCAGCTGCAGCTGGCGGAAAAAGTTCATATATCGCCGTGCTATGTAAGTCAAATCGAGCGTGGGTTGGTAAAAAATGCGGTTTCATTGCCAGTACTCATCACCATCGCCGATGTTTTACATATTGAGCTGGCAGACCTTTTCAAGTTTAGAGCAGTGCCAAACTCCAAGGAAGCAGGGGGATAA
- the radC gene encoding DNA repair protein RadC: protein MPIDKEETPLECLSEETLLSEFVTPAAAKQLIAEYASIYNILKHTSEQQLVGITGIGKAKLRKLACIKAVIQRMEQERKKQIQRVSKPQDAADYCFDMQDLRQEEFRVLLLDTKNKILAQKCVFIGTVNSSLVSAREVFHAAVQNMATNIIVLHNHPSGEPSPSQEDKEVTKRLVRAGKILNIPVIDHIIIGKNGYFSFKEGGYMDSC from the coding sequence ATGCCTATTGACAAAGAGGAAACGCCATTGGAATGTCTGTCGGAGGAAACCTTATTAAGTGAATTTGTAACCCCGGCTGCTGCCAAACAGCTCATTGCGGAATATGCCAGTATCTACAATATTCTGAAGCATACGTCGGAACAGCAGTTGGTCGGTATTACCGGTATCGGCAAGGCCAAGCTCAGAAAGCTTGCCTGCATTAAAGCGGTGATCCAGCGGATGGAGCAGGAACGGAAAAAGCAGATCCAAAGAGTCAGCAAACCCCAGGATGCAGCAGACTACTGCTTCGACATGCAGGACTTACGGCAGGAAGAATTCCGTGTTTTACTGTTGGACACAAAAAATAAGATATTGGCGCAAAAATGTGTTTTCATCGGTACCGTCAACTCCTCCCTGGTATCCGCAAGGGAAGTATTTCATGCAGCAGTACAGAATATGGCGACTAATATCATCGTTCTGCACAATCATCCCAGCGGTGAACCGTCTCCCAGCCAAGAAGACAAAGAAGTAACAAAGCGGTTAGTACGGGCGGGGAAGATACTAAACATCCCGGTCATCGACCACATCATCATCGGTAAAAACGGGTATTTCAGCTTTAAAGAAGGCGGCTATATGGATTCCTGTTGA